In Chryseobacterium turcicum, a single window of DNA contains:
- a CDS encoding DUF5131 family protein has protein sequence MSVIWNLWHGCVKISQGCKNCYVFRRDALYGIDSRNIYKTKSYDLPIKKKRDGSFKVPSGEHLWTCFSSDFFIENADEWRDNAWAMMRIRQDLTFSIATKRIDRIEKCLPEDWGSGYENISLICSVENQKQADIRLPLFRNVLIKKKSIICEPLLGPIDLMEFLAEGWIDQVIVGGESGDTARPCNFEWVEGIRQACIKNNVTFIFKQTGAHFIKNGKSYHIVRKLQATQARKANLNFTPHKD, from the coding sequence ATGTCAGTTATCTGGAACCTTTGGCACGGCTGTGTAAAAATCAGTCAAGGCTGTAAAAACTGTTATGTCTTTCGTAGAGATGCACTTTACGGGATAGACAGCAGAAATATTTATAAAACAAAAAGCTATGACCTGCCGATTAAGAAAAAGAGAGACGGAAGTTTTAAGGTGCCTTCAGGGGAACATCTGTGGACTTGCTTTTCATCAGATTTTTTTATAGAAAATGCCGACGAATGGAGAGATAATGCCTGGGCGATGATGAGAATAAGGCAGGATCTGACTTTTTCCATTGCCACCAAAAGGATTGATCGAATCGAGAAGTGTTTACCTGAGGATTGGGGATCTGGCTATGAGAATATTTCTTTGATTTGTTCAGTAGAAAATCAAAAACAGGCAGACATACGTTTGCCTCTATTCAGAAATGTGCTCATTAAAAAAAAATCAATTATTTGCGAACCATTATTAGGGCCTATTGATCTTATGGAGTTCCTTGCCGAAGGTTGGATAGATCAAGTTATTGTTGGCGGAGAATCCGGTGATACAGCACGACCCTGCAACTTTGAATGGGTAGAAGGCATTCGGCAAGCTTGCATTAAAAATAATGTCACTTTTATTTTTAAACAGACAGGTGCTCATTTTATAAAGAATGGCAAAAGCTATCACATAGTCAGAAAACTACAAGCAACTCAAGCCAGAAAGGCAAATCTTAATTTCACGCCACATAAAGATTAA
- a CDS encoding NAD(P)-dependent alcohol dehydrogenase, which produces MVQTKGYAAQNANEKLTPWNFERQEVREKDVLIEILYCGVCHSDLHCITNHWGESIFPLVPGHEIVGRVLSTGNLVTKFKVGDLAGVGTGIDSCRECEECKSGHEQFCIDGVQTYNNLDKKGNPTYGGYSDKIVVDADFAFHISEKLDLAAVAPLLCAGITTYSPLKKWKVGKGHKLAVVGLGGLGHMAVKFGKALGAEVTVISTSPSKEEAAKELGTDHFLLSKDEEQMKSAFHTFDFILDTVAQDHDINPYLGLLRTDGVYINVGLPPKPWEVSSFSLVVGNKTMTGSGVGGLKEVQEMLDFCAENNIVSDIELIDIKNVNEAFERMERGDVRYRFVIDMSTL; this is translated from the coding sequence ATGGTACAAACAAAAGGATACGCGGCACAAAATGCCAATGAAAAACTTACGCCCTGGAATTTTGAAAGACAAGAGGTTCGCGAAAAAGACGTATTAATAGAAATTTTGTACTGTGGAGTTTGCCATTCAGACCTGCATTGCATCACCAATCATTGGGGAGAAAGTATTTTTCCGTTGGTTCCAGGACACGAAATTGTTGGCAGGGTTCTTAGTACAGGTAATCTGGTCACAAAATTTAAGGTTGGCGATTTGGCTGGCGTTGGAACCGGAATTGATTCTTGCAGGGAATGTGAGGAATGCAAAAGCGGACACGAACAGTTTTGCATAGATGGGGTTCAGACGTATAACAATTTAGACAAAAAAGGAAATCCAACATACGGAGGTTATTCCGACAAAATTGTAGTTGATGCGGATTTTGCTTTCCATATTTCAGAAAAACTTGATCTTGCCGCAGTTGCTCCATTATTATGTGCCGGAATAACCACCTACTCTCCTCTTAAAAAATGGAAAGTAGGTAAAGGTCATAAGCTTGCAGTTGTAGGCTTGGGCGGTCTTGGACATATGGCCGTTAAATTTGGTAAAGCATTGGGTGCTGAAGTAACCGTTATCAGCACATCGCCGTCTAAGGAAGAAGCTGCCAAAGAATTAGGTACGGATCATTTTTTATTATCTAAAGATGAAGAACAAATGAAGTCGGCGTTTCATACTTTTGATTTTATTTTAGACACGGTAGCACAAGATCACGACATTAATCCCTACTTAGGTTTATTGAGAACAGATGGCGTTTATATCAATGTTGGTCTTCCGCCGAAACCTTGGGAAGTTTCATCATTTTCACTGGTTGTGGGAAACAAAACGATGACCGGTTCTGGCGTTGGAGGTTTAAAAGAGGTGCAAGAAATGCTCGATTTTTGTGCCGAAAACAATATTGTTTCAGACATCGAACTGATCGACATTAAAAACGTGAATGAAGCATTTGAAAGAATGGAACGTGGCGATGTACGCTATCGTTTTGTGATTGATATGTCAACTCTTTAG
- a CDS encoding helix-turn-helix domain-containing protein — MKNQHLFNSVSEYHTAMNLKKPTNPLISVVRLEDVCPEFGVEMTEIVFNFYTIFLKRDFDGKVKYGQKYYDFDDGTMSFFAPKQKVSLEGTPPSNVNGWMLVIHPDFLHGYPLAKKIKDYGFFDYATHEALHLSEAEDDIIGGLMESLQREITDKIDNHSQDVLVGYIDLLLSYCNRFYTRQFITRKKVSNDLLVKFETILKEYYSEEKAVTAGLPTVHYFADQLFVSTNYLNDMLKNLTGQTTQQHIQNQLLEKAKEFLSTTELSISEIAYQLGFEYPQSFSKLFKNKTQLTPLKFRQSYN; from the coding sequence ATGAAAAATCAACATCTATTCAATTCCGTCTCAGAATACCACACTGCGATGAACCTAAAAAAGCCCACCAATCCTTTGATAAGTGTGGTAAGATTGGAAGATGTGTGCCCTGAATTTGGTGTAGAAATGACGGAAATTGTATTTAATTTTTACACTATTTTTTTGAAAAGAGATTTTGATGGAAAAGTTAAATACGGTCAAAAATATTACGATTTCGACGATGGCACAATGTCTTTTTTTGCACCAAAACAAAAAGTCAGTTTAGAAGGTACGCCACCATCCAATGTAAATGGCTGGATGCTAGTTATTCATCCCGATTTTCTTCACGGATATCCGCTGGCAAAAAAAATAAAAGACTACGGTTTTTTTGATTATGCCACCCACGAAGCCCTTCATCTTTCGGAAGCAGAAGACGATATTATTGGCGGTTTGATGGAAAGCCTGCAACGGGAAATTACAGACAAAATTGACAACCATTCTCAGGATGTCTTAGTGGGATATATCGACCTTTTGCTTAGTTACTGCAACCGGTTTTATACGCGTCAGTTTATTACCCGAAAAAAAGTATCCAATGATTTGCTCGTAAAATTCGAAACTATTTTAAAAGAATATTATAGTGAAGAAAAGGCTGTAACAGCAGGACTACCAACAGTTCATTATTTTGCGGATCAGCTTTTTGTATCTACTAATTATTTGAATGATATGCTCAAAAACCTTACAGGGCAAACTACACAGCAACATATTCAAAACCAACTTCTGGAAAAAGCGAAAGAATTTTTATCTACAACCGAATTATCCATAAGCGAAATCGCCTATCAATTGGGATTTGAATATCCGCAATCGTTCAGCAAACTATTCAAGAATAAAACACAGCTTACGCCACTGAAATTCAGGCAGTCGTATAATTAA
- a CDS encoding aldo/keto reductase, with protein sequence MSNIKEVKLGSQGLVVPAIGLGCMGMTTGFGSDIYGKADEKEAIATIHRSLELGGNFLDTADIYGPFLNEQLIAKAIQGNREKYIIATKMGFEIGDNGQATGGFNGSKNYVKKAVERSLKNLGTDYIDMYYLHRLDTNTPIEETVEAMGELVKEGKVKYIGLSEVGSETIRKAHSVYPLTAVQSEYSLFERQIEELGILATLEELGIGLIAYSPVGRGFLNGSIQKPEDFNENDWRKSLPKYQGEQFFKNVELVNEIKKVADEKNISSAQLAIAWVVAKGHTPIPGTKRVKYVEENLAAANFSLTKEDLDRLESIIPLGTVTGARYDEASMKGVNL encoded by the coding sequence ATGAGTAACATCAAAGAAGTAAAATTAGGAAGTCAGGGACTTGTGGTTCCTGCAATTGGTTTGGGTTGTATGGGTATGACAACGGGATTCGGGTCTGATATATACGGTAAAGCTGATGAAAAAGAAGCAATTGCTACCATTCATCGTTCATTAGAGTTGGGCGGTAATTTTTTGGATACCGCAGATATCTATGGTCCTTTTCTCAACGAACAGCTCATTGCGAAAGCTATTCAGGGAAACAGAGAGAAATATATCATTGCCACTAAAATGGGTTTTGAAATTGGTGATAATGGACAAGCTACTGGCGGATTTAATGGCAGTAAAAATTATGTAAAAAAAGCGGTAGAACGTTCCTTAAAAAATCTGGGTACCGATTATATTGATATGTATTACCTTCATCGATTAGACACCAATACACCCATTGAAGAGACCGTAGAAGCAATGGGCGAATTGGTAAAAGAAGGAAAAGTAAAATATATCGGACTTTCGGAAGTTGGTTCTGAAACCATCAGAAAAGCACACAGCGTTTACCCACTTACCGCAGTGCAATCAGAATACTCATTGTTTGAAAGACAAATTGAAGAATTGGGTATTTTGGCTACATTGGAAGAATTGGGTATTGGATTAATTGCTTATTCGCCTGTAGGAAGAGGATTTTTAAATGGCAGCATACAAAAGCCGGAAGATTTTAACGAAAATGATTGGAGAAAATCGTTACCAAAATATCAAGGTGAGCAATTTTTCAAGAATGTGGAATTGGTGAATGAAATTAAAAAAGTAGCAGACGAAAAAAACATTTCTTCTGCGCAATTGGCTATTGCTTGGGTTGTTGCCAAAGGACATACCCCAATTCCGGGTACAAAACGGGTAAAATATGTTGAAGAGAATCTAGCAGCAGCCAACTTTTCGTTAACGAAAGAAGATTTAGACCGATTGGAAAGCATTATTCCGTTAGGAACAGTTACAGGAGCGAGGTATGACGAAGCGTCAATGAAAGGAGTAAATTTATAA
- a CDS encoding DUF6616 family protein — MKYFIEMFSPTQAWMDLNKEKRANYLNHVNEVSKEMMENGVSIIAMQENDEDTIHRAGYNFFVIWTIETDELADAVQKLMVNEGWFTYFDQLNLKGEPTDIFEKLINL, encoded by the coding sequence ATGAAATATTTTATCGAAATGTTTTCGCCTACCCAAGCTTGGATGGATTTGAACAAAGAAAAAAGAGCAAATTACCTGAACCACGTCAATGAAGTTTCTAAGGAAATGATGGAGAACGGTGTATCTATTATCGCTATGCAAGAAAACGATGAAGACACGATACATCGTGCCGGTTATAATTTCTTTGTCATCTGGACCATTGAAACAGATGAATTAGCTGATGCCGTTCAAAAGCTGATGGTGAACGAAGGCTGGTTTACCTATTTTGACCAACTGAATTTGAAAGGCGAACCGACTGATATTTTTGAAAAACTAATCAATCTTTAA
- a CDS encoding helix-turn-helix domain-containing protein: MKSIVQYQFSNEKYGKTLLIDIVPISEINKYIEIEPTHRLTFYDMTFITNGSENVFINQTELSVQAGDVICSIPGEIWSWPKQTQMEGYVLLFEEEFLLSFFNDKQFLNKFRYLRPGRTSPLIRLNKKLFKNVVEYLKQINIEIKLGIDSSEHVLRALVYLILAQLERAEVISVKTTDNNIKVEQANRHIHEFIKLVNEHYLQSHDVQFFADKLFISANYLNRMTKEYLGSTAKSYILKRVIQESQNLLKYSDLTVAEISGQLGFETANYFNRLFRKYVGKTPKEFRNK, encoded by the coding sequence ATGAAATCAATCGTTCAATATCAATTTAGCAATGAAAAATATGGAAAAACTCTACTGATTGATATTGTACCCATCTCTGAAATTAATAAATATATAGAAATAGAACCCACCCATAGGCTTACTTTTTATGATATGACATTCATAACCAATGGAAGTGAAAACGTTTTTATTAATCAAACAGAATTGAGTGTTCAGGCAGGAGATGTGATTTGTTCCATTCCGGGAGAAATTTGGAGTTGGCCAAAACAGACCCAAATGGAAGGCTATGTTTTGTTGTTTGAGGAAGAATTTCTCCTCTCATTCTTCAACGATAAACAGTTTTTAAATAAATTCAGGTATTTAAGACCTGGTCGTACTTCTCCATTGATACGGCTTAATAAAAAACTTTTTAAAAACGTTGTAGAATATCTTAAGCAGATCAATATTGAAATAAAATTAGGTATTGACAGCAGTGAACACGTTCTTCGGGCATTAGTTTACTTGATCTTGGCACAGCTTGAACGAGCAGAAGTAATATCTGTCAAAACGACTGATAACAATATAAAAGTTGAACAAGCCAACAGACACATTCACGAATTTATAAAATTGGTAAATGAACATTATCTGCAATCTCACGATGTACAGTTCTTTGCCGATAAGCTTTTCATATCTGCCAATTATTTAAACAGAATGACGAAAGAATATCTGGGTTCTACTGCAAAATCTTATATCTTAAAAAGAGTAATTCAGGAATCCCAAAATTTACTCAAATATTCTGATTTAACAGTGGCTGAAATCAGCGGTCAATTAGGATTCGAAACAGCCAATTATTTTAACCGTCTGTTCAGAAAATATGTGGGGAAGACACCAAAGGAATTTCGGAATAAATAA